Below is a genomic region from Micropterus dolomieu isolate WLL.071019.BEF.003 ecotype Adirondacks linkage group LG08, ASM2129224v1, whole genome shotgun sequence.
aaacatacttACAGGGTCTAGACAGATGAAGATGTTGAGATGCAGAGACATGCAGTAACACAGCCAACAGCGCAAGACGACAGCAGTAAGACAAGGGAGAAAGCAAACTTGTTGGCAGCAATTAAGGTCACAATATTTTTTCCCATAATGCGCTTGCTGTCAGATTTGTTGTATGTCCCCAGCAGCTAAAAAAAAGActactttattttcattctctGACTTCTGAAGTGGAACTGATTCGTTCCAGCTTCCATGGGAAAATTCAGTAACAATTTCAAGAAGTAAAAAAGGTAGTTGGTATATGAAGAAAAATATTCTTGCTACTGAGAATTAAGACCCTTAATATTAAAGAtcctgcacacccacacaggtgttatTAGTTGGAGCTTTGCTAGGAATTACACAATGTCATCAAAAGGCactttcacactgccttattttccGGGATTATTACGCCAATATGCCGGCTCGCTGCAACGAATGAAAGGTACAGAGCTGGAAAGGGGGTCAGATTCGATCCGCCTCTAAACTGGAAATGTTGGTAGTAACACAGCTGGAAAGATGTCTGTGTAAAGAAACACACCACGcatgaaagcacacatggttgcaggATTATGTCGCAATCtctttgttcagtatgaatgacCAAATGCGGCATATTGGCGGACATtctttctgcgtttattgcgcGATCTCTAAAGTCTGTtaactaataataatgataatggtGTATATGGTCCCACACTAACAGGTGTAACAAAACTAACAGGACAGTGACAGAGGGTCAAACTTACTATGTACATGGCCACACAGATCTGAGAGGAGGTCAAATCAGGCAACATAAGTGAAAGCACCTCTGTAGGAGGACCATGGCTGTGCACAGGGTTTAAACTATGTAGTTTAGGTAGCTGATTTTTTCCAAATTCATTGTCTATGGAAGCTGGTTAGCTATACTGTTGTCTGAAATATCATCATGATGCTCAGTGAGGCTGTACATacgcacagtggtgctttgagctaaatgctaatatccACATGCTATAACATgcttacaatgacaatgctaacatattgtttagcaggtataaagTTTAACAatttcaccatcttagtttagcatgcttACATTTGCTTATTAGCACTAAATACCAAGTACAGATGAGGCTGACAGGAATGTCATTACCAGCAGGCAGACATTGCTGTTGCTGTCCGCTAGCGTGgctataaaaacattaaattattaaattaaattatactttatatttttattatttattcatcttgtCTTGTTGAAATGGGATACCTGTATAAAtaagtgttttaaaaaatggaaacatACTGGACTGTGTGTTAATCAGTGCTATTGAAGAGTGTATTACATCTGAGTGAACTGTACACTCCAGCCTGAGCACATGAATAACACAAGTGCACTTGTTATCTAGAGACACATTATTATGATAATATGATTAGGTCAGTGCTGCACACAACTAGCCTACCAGTTCTAGACACAACAAGTTAGCAAAAAAAGTCTGGACATTGTCTCATGGCAAATTTCAAAATATGCACCCATTGGACCAGTTTCACATGTCACATGAAATGTCCATCTTTCCCAGTCATTACTTTTTTTATGTACACTAAAATGGTGAGTACAATATTTCCAAAAACATGAACCGCTAATTTGTGTGTAATGGTCATGCACCTTATGATGCAATTAAGTCCCACTAAGCAGTGTGAAGTACACTCTAACACAGTTACAATACTGATGCAAAAGTACCACTTTTACACCACAAAtacaacaacagcaaacaaaataaaatctacaGACCTCAGCATCAACAAATACTTTTTGTAACAGGTataaataacagtaataatacacaaataaacataaaaatgaaagatttccataaataatttatcatacacacacacacacacacacacacctaatgaACTCAACAAACTCATCAAAGCCTTTATTAAGAAATGCTTGAAGTGCTTGCATCATCTGTTTCATTGAACCTCTTGGTGGTTTGGGCACTCATTTCCTCCTGCTCTGTGACCAGCTCATTGCTCTCATGGGACGAATCCTTCATCACACTGTAATACATCGGCACGTTGTACTCTGCCACCTTCTCCTTCTTCCGCAAGTTGCACTTGCATAGCTTTTTGAATGCGACACGAAACTTCTGAGACATGAGGTTGTAAATTATGGGGTTGATGGCACTGTTGGTGTAGATGCACATCCGGCAGAAGAGCAGGAACCAGGTGTTGTGGTATGGTGGGTCGATGAAGGAGTTGACCACCACCAGTGTTCGGTAAGGCATCCACAACAAAGCAAAGAGGATGACCACCACAGCCAGCATCTTTGTTATCTGTTgatgcagagacagaggagcaAGGAAATGAGGAACAAGAGTGACGTAATATGACGTCATATGAGTAATATAATGACAAACACCTAATAACAAGAGTCTACAGAAATGCTAGTGGCTCAGTGGCTTACTGTGTTACCAAAACGTAATTTGTGACATGAATGTACGACTGTGCAGCAGGTCAGGGGCAGTTCCAGTGAAAGCAGAATAATCTAATGTGTTTTAATACCTGgtaataagtaaaataatattattacttttttaaaggagtaataagtaagagtaacttattacaatttttTGAGTAACGCGAgataaacgtcatcacgttttgtgcgcggtggcttctgggacaaaccatatatggaagttGTATATACCCTTCTCGTATTGTGCCcaatatgtgtgttttctgtggaggtAGCGACCAGCTGCAGAAGaaataaaagtgtaatttaattaatgtacagagacagttagtagcctggctagtttataataagtttgtcacactgctacGCAGTTCTGTGTATTGTACTGTGTCTGAGAGCTAAtagtctgcagatagcaacaggttagcaccaTTGCTAACAGCAAGCTAAGCGTACGAACACTGGAGCCCTGACAGCGCCGTACGTTATGCTTCGAGGGAGACCGTCTTGtgcctgttttcatcttcatctttctgagaggattgcaaAACGTGAGAACAGTGGGAGTCATCTCCacgatgctgtgaaactgggctCAACATTACTTAGAAGGGTAAACATTGCAACAGGCGCACCATTGAGCAGCACAACAAACACTGTGGGGGCACGATGAGTCGGCGGACTGTCTGAAAAATTTCAGAGTCAtccagaagtttgcccagaggaaTTTCCGCCTTTCTGTGGTGAGTGAAAGcatcttttatcatcctgactctgctgctggtcCCTGCATGGGACAGATTGATGTGCTTGATCGGTTGAGACTAGGCTACGGATTACGTTGTTGTCATAATGTTGTTGTCATCAAGCCACTTTCATATTGCCTTATTATTCGGGATTATTAGGCCAGTATGCTGGCTCGCtgtgctgtatgaaaggtatggaGCTGGGAATCGGAttatatattgtaaaataagaaaccaaagtaaTTCAGTCTGTGATTCCTTTACTCATATTTTTAGGTAGTATTCAACTAGTCTATATAGTGCTTAATAGAATttatggcttttggtttagcgtgccaccccaggattttcagtggccccatctggccacccctAGGAAAATCTTCTGGGTGCGAATGTCACATTGTCGGTTTGGTGAAATTATAGAATTTGTTGCGCACAGCCCCTAAATTCTGATGTCAAGAAGAGGCGGGGGTCTCCGAAGCTGTTAGACCATCCGACCAGcactgatgtttagcaggaatattgtttactatgttcaccatcATTTGTTTAgcaagttagcatgctaacatttgcaaattagcTCTAAACGCGAAGTATGGCtgaagctgatgggaatgtcactcgttttgcaggtattttgtcaTGAACCAAAGTAGTCTAGTGGACCTGATTATGGCgaaagatgaaaagtcagaggatctcCAAACTGATTACGATTTATCCTAAGGTGAACATGAATGTCttaaccaaatttcatggcagttcatccagtagttgttgggacatttcaatcaaaatcacaaatgtcatCTTCAcagtggcgctagaggaaaagtcaggagatcaccaaagtcagtatgATTCATCCTTTGAGAACCATCTGAACAAGATCTCATGGCAAACATATGAATAGttattgaaatattttggtttggaccaaagtggtgcaTCACCATGACCAACATTTCCATCTCTTGAGCCACACCCATAGCCTAATAAAAGATTTAAATGTCTGGctaaaaaagagattttaatcaGAAATTATTCATAACATTATTCACACAACTTATAGTTGGATTATCCTCCTTTATATGTCCTTTAAACTATTTCTCAGTTTAGACTTTAAAGTACCTGTTTCCTTGCAGAGAATGCACCCTTGTTAGTCTTGTTAGTGCTGTTAGAGTGACCCTGGTGAACTGACCCTCCTCCGGCTCCATCACTCAGATGCGATGGCAAAGGGCTCATGAACAAAATCCTCGCAATGAGCCCATACAGCACAGTGGCCACAGTAAGGGGGATCACATAAAACAAAGTGAAATCCAGGAAATAGATTGGCATGTAGAGGCTCCTGGAGACACGGTAGCCACAGGTGACCACCACTCCGTTGGTATAGACGGTTACATCAGTGTCCACTAAAAAGAACCACATAATGCAATAGAGTGAGGTAAAGACCCAGACTCCAGCTATGATCCTCTTGGCCCGGGAAACGGTGCATATGAATTGTGCCTTTATGGAGTGACAAATAGCAATGTATCGTTCGATGGTGAAGGCTGTGATGGAGCAGGACGACACGTTGATGCCCAGGTACTGAAGGTAGGTTATACACAAGCACCCTGTGTATCCGTATATCCAGTAGGCAACAACATCAGAGATGTTAGGCAGCCCTGCAGCCAAGAGCACAATGAGGTCTGCAACAGCCAGACTGACAAGGTAACAGTTAGTCGGGGTGACCATGTGTTTAGTGCGCAGCACAACCAGCACCACCATGATATTCCCAGCAATCCCAACAACACAGATGAGAATTGTCAAAAATATTGTTATGACCTGCTCTTCAAGAGGGTTCAGAGGCATTTCTGTCAGATTTACAACCCGAGTGACATCCTGAAAGATGGTTGTGTTGTTCTCCATTGTGTTCCTGTCCTGTGGTAACAATTCATTTGATCTCCAGGGGCACACAGCAAGAAtcctaaaaacagaaaaagagagagaaaaaaatagataGGGACTGTATGAAAATTATTGGGGCAGGGAAGTAGGTTTgagttttatatttcatattttgagaacagcagGATGCTTCCCAgcattagtttaaaaaaaaaatcccagacTCTCCACTTTTTCTTGAttacttaaacacatttcttgaagtTATGCATTAATTTCTCAAAagtctaaacacaaatccataaCTCACTCAATTCCCCAAACTTCCTATTTTccggtcaaaatgaagctctccactcaaaactaTTCAATATTGCTAAAAAATctaactttgccctcagacatgacCAGAAACACATACGAAGCGAAGCGAAGCCAATGTCTAAGTCCcttgaaacctgcattctatcgaactaTGTTTCATGGgcaggattatctatgattgacaagtcgttaccatggtgacctgaCAATGAGGCTTGAGTGACTCCTACCCACGCCACTGTGtgaatttaaccagcgccgttaaaaaaaacttattaggatttggctgttcactttctctggcgagtacatttaattttaagacttttgttcgctagacaaaattgtcagcccttcttaaaatgacagttaaagtGAATTACAGATACTGTTAGCTacaccctctcgtccaaatatggtcatgtccggtgccgctggttgcaaaaactcaacatggcgagTCCCTAacggccaaacttgaggcttcataACAGCACTcaacaaaccaacgggtgacgtcacgatgactacagccacttcttatatacagtctatgattcaaaccaatactacaaaaactggttataagTAATGTTACTTGTGGTTatccccctcaaaaaccttttcacatgatgaacacaacaaaagacacaacaaatgaatacatttgcacattttttattccttaatgCACTGTAAAGTAGGCTACAATGcactaaacaacaacaaaaaattattttgccccagcatcctgtctttggtctgggacaggctgGAGAATCTTGTCCtctccctactcctcctccacctctttctcttcctcttccatcacctcttcctcctctccctactgctcttcctcctcctcctctctggtttCCTCGACCTCTTCCTTCACGTCTATCTGGATCCGTTGTTCCAactctgaatgaactgactctggcccctttatctatctattgaaggttCTGATCGGTGTGTGATCAGTTATGacttctttgtgtttccacctgggtgaTTGTGTGCTAACTGAGCTCAAGCTGTGCTGTGCAATGTTAGTCTAAAAGAGTTTTAGCTCATTGTTCAGCGGTCCGGCCACAACTTTACTATTTTGGCTCAGTCTGACTGCTCTCATACCGTCGCATACAGCAGACAGTTGTTTTCAGCACAAAgtgctctaaaaacccactgtagaCTACCAGCGAATAGTGGAGCATTTGGTAGCTAAAGAGCAGTGTTGGAGagtaatacatattttattaagtaatataATCACACAATAAGTGTAACTGTAATCcattacagttacagttactgTAATCCATTACAGTTACCaggaaaaaatgtgtaattaaattacagttacttaTGAAAACGTTCATGTTTACATTGGGGGTTACATCTgaacattttctgtaaaaatattggctatatgttgaataatcattttgttgctttgtgtgtttttcatgtctTCCTTTGCTATTTCCAACCACAGCAGTTTAGTAAAGATTAATGCtattctgatgcttttgattggttttcatgtttgaatttgcagcgcTACCCGTCTGCCAGTTACATtgcctctcaagctgtcttcTGAAAATGGTTAACAACATCCATTAGAAAATTAGAAAAGTGAtcaaaaagcaataaaatgtaAGAATTAACATTGCTTTAATAAAGTAACTGAAATAGTTACACtagtaatacattttaaatagggtaacTTGTAATCGGTAATCgattacatttccaaagtaaccttCCCATCACTGCTAAAGAGCGAGATATttctctcaggagttggtagagaccagaGTGAATATTGTATAAAAGGCTAAACTTGAATCTTAATTTTGTCCAAcattaaattacacatttaaacCTTTGTTATGATGCAGACAGAAAAGTGGGAATGACCACATCAATGTGTGTTCTGTATTTCTCAAAACTGACGTATTGGTCCTATTAGCTAGTTGCTTGTGAAAGTAAAAGGATTAGCCTTAAAACAGTGATAGGATTGTTGTCCTCTGCGAATGTTAAAGTGCACCTTAATGACACACTGCGCACACTAAAGCCATCATTTGCAACTATTTGATCCTTTTTTTATCATCTCACAAGGAAAggttgaaatgtaaatatggtGTGAGTTCAAATAAAAGACACTCCCCTGCTTTCCCAGAAATGTCAGACAACCCTTCCTACGACAAATATGTTTTGTACACACCCCTAGCCAAAGAAGCAGAAATAAATTGCTAAATCGTTCACTGTTTATTCAGGTTAAGAAAATATAAGTGAGGGAGAGTAAATAAATTtctaacaaatattttaagaGATGAAATTGTGCTGCTTACCATCATTTGCAGAGGGCAGCGTTCACTCTGGCACGGTAGCAGCACTCAGGTGCAATCAAGCAAGAAACACAGATGACAGCTTAGTCCTTCTACAGAGCTGCTCTAGTGGTCCAcatatgtctctctctctctctctccctcactgtgTTCCCAGTGcacccctccctctcttccacaTCATCCACTATTATATCCACACTGCAACACTCTGCCTTGTACAGCCACCAACTTAAAAATCAATTTCACCTCCCCATCCAAGCTCAGAATATCGTGTCAACCACTGCGGCCAAGGCTGTAGCCATAAACCCTGTAATTATTCAAAGAACAGAGGAGGTAGCCTGCAATTCAACAGATCATCCACTGCAGTGATTGGTCATTGAACTGAAGTGGCACTAATTATGAAGTAGACCTTTTTTTGCCACCAGCAGACATCATTTTAGTTTGTGTGAAAGGGCAAATTAACTGTTTTGGATTCTCTGGTTTTGCACAGATTCAGAGGTGCAGGATTTGAAATTGTCTTGTCTCTTAAGGGACAAACAGGAACACACTTCATTAGATTAACATTCTTGCTGCTGCTTTGGCATGCTGATACTGTTAAAACCTACTCCTAGCTGATAGCTGAAAAGTAAATAGCATTAAAATCTATTTCTTAAAGCAATGAAACAGATTCTAACACACCAATTAGAGCTTGGAAAGCTATTTAAATCTCCTGTTGTGGGCAAGACTGTGATTATGACATATTTCAGTTGTAGAACATTCAGTCAAGCAGGCTTTCTATTCAACAGATAACAGCTTCACAGTAGGAAAAATAATCCTGCAGAACAGGTTTTGTCCAAGTAATTGAGTGATGCTAAGAAGTCTGTCCGTTACTGTGTCTGAACAAATGCAATGATTAGTCTGCTCATCTTCAGCGATGCACACGCTTCATACCCGCAGGTGGCCCAGTTGTTGCTGTGCATCAGAAATGTTTTAATTCccaaagacatttattttactttcttgTGGAAACCCCAAAGTTCACAAAGGTACCAAACATGCCAGGCTGAATTTTtgggaaatgtaa
It encodes:
- the LOC123975477 gene encoding thyrotropin-releasing hormone receptor-like, whose product is MENNTTIFQDVTRVVNLTEMPLNPLEEQVITIFLTILICVVGIAGNIMVVLVVLRTKHMVTPTNCYLVSLAVADLIVLLAAGLPNISDVVAYWIYGYTGCLCITYLQYLGINVSSCSITAFTIERYIAICHSIKAQFICTVSRAKRIIAGVWVFTSLYCIMWFFLVDTDVTVYTNGVVVTCGYRVSRSLYMPIYFLDFTLFYVIPLTVATVLYGLIARILFMSPLPSHLSDGAGGGSVHQGHSNSTNKTNKGAFSARKQITKMLAVVVILFALLWMPYRTLVVVNSFIDPPYHNTWFLLFCRMCIYTNSAINPIIYNLMSQKFRVAFKKLCKCNLRKKEKVAEYNVPMYYSVMKDSSHESNELVTEQEEMSAQTTKRFNETDDASTSSIS